A single genomic interval of Terriglobus albidus harbors:
- a CDS encoding N-6 DNA methylase — MTTKEIIDRIFKEPGIKYELTEFENLGKPIHEILTIYPKAATTGKDAGKSKYYLKSFIPFSTGNEEVPVYIEGGKSAPEEIVRQLWIYKLTHQYLYKIEEIDLEKGVQFGTEVGTKAADIIVYTDPTKLTPKIIVECKKPKRKDGIEQLKSYMNAKGAPVAVWSNGADSIILYRPYPAQFDDTLFDIPKRGQEPKDVLEASKTLLQLKRDFNFKKIIQDLEELVLADSGKDEFNEIFKLIFAKIWDEKEALEKRPNKVVEFRKAIDPDITYDRINNLFHKACEEWPGIFKEGDDIDLAKRHLQICVGPIEGVRLMGSNLRIMDDAFEYLLPTEAKKKKGQFFTPRHVVEMCVRMLNPKRNEYVMDPACGSGGFLLHAMDWCYPANDNEQRETRKHKYASKYLWGIDFEQRAAKTSRSLMLIAGDGHTNIFGPDVSSLDPRTWYESASGQQLMQGLRQAKLTAKKIPENETLKDDDKAWEYFVDLKFDVVLANPPFAGEMKDRKMLVHYDLAKPALKRAGDDKAPKEERDVLFIERILKMLKPGGRAAIVLPQSKFNNSSLAFIREWILKRARLLAVIGLHPNTFKPHTGTKTSVLFIQRHTQAQLDQISAVHDQVAITSPDYESEIRKLLEDHVASADVPDEAIPEPIADLIVERLSEPEPDSEEALDDQSQGENGEKEDETSARGEDLGAIAEEKVSRLKGALLSAKQKLIDLDSDAEALARKNRQEVDAIAKTWKGTKTELNVHLKPMKAKLKATVAKQKESQKETQKAIKAEIKVLERQIPQAEIDLKLLSNRGKLTLILEDADLLGALKERWIAAEVAKQLDYPIFMAVSERGGKDTSGDYQYVLDELGSLVEFPNDHPQEGQLIVNQDLVNYDLAAADLANAATIPDDKRCVAEEFVLFAQVQNLSFWSNE, encoded by the coding sequence GTGACCACTAAGGAAATCATCGATCGCATCTTCAAAGAACCTGGTATCAAATACGAGCTCACCGAGTTTGAGAATCTCGGAAAGCCGATCCACGAAATCCTGACGATCTATCCAAAGGCTGCCACAACCGGAAAAGACGCCGGCAAGAGCAAGTATTACCTGAAGAGCTTCATACCGTTTTCAACCGGCAATGAAGAAGTGCCGGTTTATATCGAGGGTGGCAAATCGGCACCTGAAGAGATTGTGCGGCAGCTCTGGATATATAAGCTCACCCATCAGTACCTCTACAAGATTGAAGAAATCGATTTGGAGAAAGGTGTACAGTTTGGCACGGAGGTGGGGACAAAAGCGGCAGACATTATCGTCTACACCGACCCAACAAAGCTTACGCCAAAAATCATCGTCGAGTGCAAAAAGCCAAAGCGCAAGGACGGGATAGAGCAGCTCAAAAGCTACATGAACGCCAAAGGTGCGCCGGTGGCTGTTTGGTCCAATGGCGCAGACAGCATCATTCTGTACCGTCCGTACCCAGCGCAGTTTGACGATACGCTCTTCGATATTCCCAAGCGCGGTCAAGAGCCTAAGGACGTACTCGAGGCCAGCAAGACGCTACTCCAATTAAAGCGTGACTTCAATTTCAAAAAAATCATTCAGGACCTTGAAGAATTGGTGTTGGCCGACAGCGGCAAGGATGAATTCAATGAAATCTTCAAGCTCATCTTTGCCAAGATTTGGGACGAGAAGGAAGCTCTGGAGAAACGACCCAACAAAGTAGTCGAGTTTCGCAAGGCCATCGACCCGGATATTACCTACGATCGGATTAACAATCTGTTCCATAAGGCATGCGAAGAGTGGCCGGGCATTTTCAAGGAAGGGGATGACATTGACCTGGCCAAGCGCCATCTGCAGATTTGCGTTGGACCCATCGAAGGCGTGCGTTTGATGGGTTCGAACCTACGCATCATGGACGATGCCTTCGAGTACCTGCTCCCGACAGAGGCCAAGAAAAAGAAGGGCCAATTCTTTACGCCTCGCCATGTGGTGGAGATGTGCGTGCGCATGCTCAATCCAAAGCGAAACGAGTATGTTATGGACCCTGCCTGCGGCTCCGGCGGCTTCCTCCTGCATGCCATGGATTGGTGCTACCCCGCAAACGATAACGAGCAACGAGAGACGAGAAAGCACAAGTACGCCTCGAAATACCTATGGGGCATCGACTTTGAGCAGCGCGCCGCAAAGACCTCACGCTCACTCATGCTGATTGCGGGGGATGGCCACACTAACATCTTTGGCCCGGATGTCAGCAGCCTTGACCCGAGAACATGGTACGAGAGTGCCTCGGGGCAGCAACTCATGCAAGGTCTGAGACAGGCAAAGCTAACCGCGAAGAAGATCCCCGAGAACGAGACCCTCAAGGACGACGACAAGGCGTGGGAATACTTCGTGGATCTGAAATTTGATGTCGTTCTTGCGAACCCGCCGTTCGCCGGTGAGATGAAGGATCGCAAGATGCTTGTGCACTACGATCTAGCCAAACCGGCTTTAAAACGAGCGGGCGACGACAAAGCTCCCAAGGAAGAGCGCGATGTGCTTTTTATCGAGCGCATCCTGAAAATGCTCAAGCCAGGTGGGCGGGCCGCGATTGTGTTGCCTCAAAGCAAATTCAATAACTCCTCCCTGGCCTTCATTCGAGAGTGGATTCTGAAAAGGGCCAGGCTTCTGGCAGTGATCGGTCTCCACCCCAACACCTTTAAGCCGCATACGGGGACCAAGACGTCGGTCCTGTTCATTCAGAGGCATACTCAGGCCCAGCTCGATCAAATTTCCGCAGTTCATGACCAGGTGGCGATCACATCTCCCGACTACGAATCCGAAATCAGAAAATTGCTTGAGGATCATGTGGCTTCGGCCGATGTCCCCGACGAAGCTATCCCGGAGCCGATTGCGGACCTCATTGTCGAGCGCCTGAGTGAGCCCGAGCCGGATAGTGAAGAAGCGCTCGACGATCAAAGTCAAGGCGAAAACGGCGAAAAGGAAGACGAGACCTCTGCCAGAGGGGAAGATCTCGGAGCAATCGCAGAGGAGAAGGTGAGCAGACTCAAGGGCGCGCTACTCAGCGCCAAGCAGAAGCTCATCGACCTCGACAGCGATGCTGAAGCGCTAGCCCGAAAGAACAGGCAGGAAGTCGATGCAATCGCGAAGACGTGGAAGGGCACCAAGACCGAGCTGAACGTGCATTTGAAGCCCATGAAAGCGAAGCTCAAAGCGACAGTTGCCAAGCAGAAAGAAAGCCAGAAGGAAACGCAGAAAGCTATCAAGGCTGAAATTAAGGTACTGGAGAGGCAGATTCCGCAGGCTGAGATCGACTTGAAGCTCCTCAGCAATCGCGGCAAGTTGACGTTGATCCTGGAAGACGCAGACCTACTTGGCGCACTCAAAGAGCGCTGGATCGCTGCTGAGGTAGCCAAGCAACTGGACTACCCTATCTTCATGGCAGTAAGCGAGCGCGGAGGAAAGGACACATCGGGAGACTACCAATATGTTCTAGACGAGCTGGGTAGCTTGGTGGAATTTCCAAACGACCATCCGCAAGAAGGACAGCTCATCGTGAATCAAGACCTTGTGAACTACGACTTGGCAGCAGCGGACCTCGCTAATGCGGCTACCATCCCAGATGACAAACGTTGTGTCGCAGAGGAGTTCGTCCTTTTCGCTCAAGTGCAGAACCTAAGCTTCTGGAGTAACGAGTAA
- the dndD gene encoding DNA sulfur modification protein DndD, producing the protein MRFRKLTIENYKSFQFPSEILFPVGEDGRTIFLIGGMNGAGKTSIMEAVTFCLYGGKADEIYRNINRREKAKGNANVAFEMVIEMDDLSELVVKRSWTAGAASDPKPRDLTERLVVVRDGKRVSVQNQEIWQDFIRAAIPPGITQFFFFDGEKIQEIAADDHSEVRLKSSLEAALGIQFINRLAADIVYIKQQERQGFVEISDEDLEFKQSELKRERSKLARKHQERDGLRTELESFKTQLEEAKKRFEATFHAAPESREAMREQEKKRVLTANRLAQIESEISSLCEKALPFSLAGKLFSGIRRQIEAERESATGEAIKENASNLAKRIVRVVEEPEPIYTEKLSDERMAELERRIFRLLKEGDPRSNVAKVLDLSDRDAARVLNRMESLESSDVFLLKPLLEEARGLEAQIRHLEGLPQGGSLPSTERELFDQLQGEMESCSTQIGRKTEQLRLLEESILGMDKRIADIEIEIEKLYEKHHISRDKADFIEECDAIASVLNQFIVRLRKNKVHLLQEKTFEMYRLLSSRSGLIKDITIDDKTYEVRITDRNGHEIRKSALSAGEKEVFAVSLLWGLAQTSELKLPIIIDTPLSRLDSTHRDNIVNNYFPNAGEQVIILSTDTEIDSNYYRSLKPRLSGAGSLEFDQRQELTTFRQGYFWERNNG; encoded by the coding sequence ATGAGATTTCGTAAGCTGACAATTGAGAACTACAAATCCTTTCAGTTTCCAAGCGAGATCCTTTTTCCGGTAGGAGAAGATGGCAGGACCATCTTCTTGATCGGGGGAATGAATGGGGCCGGCAAGACCTCGATCATGGAGGCCGTGACTTTCTGCCTCTATGGCGGTAAGGCTGACGAAATCTATCGCAACATTAACCGTCGTGAGAAGGCCAAAGGGAATGCCAATGTTGCATTCGAGATGGTAATCGAGATGGATGATCTCTCGGAGCTGGTCGTGAAGCGCTCTTGGACGGCAGGCGCGGCCAGCGATCCTAAGCCGCGTGATCTGACGGAGCGGCTTGTCGTTGTGCGTGACGGCAAACGGGTATCAGTGCAGAACCAGGAGATTTGGCAGGATTTCATCCGGGCGGCGATCCCGCCTGGGATCACGCAGTTTTTCTTCTTCGATGGCGAAAAGATCCAAGAGATTGCGGCAGATGATCACTCCGAGGTTCGGCTAAAGTCCTCGCTAGAGGCGGCTCTCGGGATACAGTTCATCAACCGGCTGGCCGCTGACATTGTCTACATAAAGCAACAAGAACGGCAGGGCTTTGTGGAGATCTCGGATGAGGACTTGGAATTCAAGCAGAGCGAACTGAAGAGAGAGAGGAGCAAGCTGGCCCGAAAGCATCAGGAACGAGATGGCTTGCGCACGGAACTGGAGTCCTTCAAAACACAGCTGGAAGAAGCCAAGAAGCGATTCGAAGCCACATTTCACGCGGCACCAGAGTCGCGTGAGGCAATGCGCGAACAGGAAAAGAAACGGGTGTTGACTGCCAACCGTCTCGCGCAAATTGAAAGTGAGATCAGCAGCCTCTGTGAGAAGGCCCTCCCGTTCAGCCTCGCAGGAAAACTATTCAGCGGAATCAGGCGGCAAATTGAAGCCGAGCGCGAATCGGCTACGGGAGAAGCCATCAAGGAGAACGCTTCCAATCTGGCGAAGCGAATCGTCAGGGTAGTCGAAGAACCGGAGCCAATCTATACAGAAAAGTTGTCCGACGAGCGGATGGCCGAGTTGGAGCGACGCATCTTTCGCCTACTAAAAGAGGGCGACCCACGAAGCAATGTAGCCAAAGTGCTGGACCTCTCGGATCGCGACGCGGCGCGGGTGCTAAACCGGATGGAGTCTCTTGAAAGTAGTGACGTATTCCTATTGAAGCCCTTGCTCGAGGAAGCCCGTGGCCTGGAAGCCCAAATCCGCCACCTGGAGGGTCTCCCTCAGGGAGGATCGCTACCCTCGACAGAACGCGAACTCTTTGATCAGTTACAGGGAGAAATGGAGAGCTGTTCGACTCAGATCGGGCGCAAAACTGAACAGTTGCGATTGCTCGAAGAGAGCATCCTTGGGATGGACAAGCGCATCGCTGACATCGAGATCGAAATTGAAAAGCTCTATGAGAAGCATCACATCTCAAGAGATAAAGCTGACTTCATCGAGGAATGCGACGCCATCGCGAGTGTGTTGAACCAATTTATCGTCCGACTGCGTAAGAACAAGGTGCATCTGCTCCAAGAGAAAACGTTCGAAATGTACCGACTTCTCTCCAGCCGTAGCGGCCTAATCAAAGACATCACGATCGACGACAAAACATATGAGGTTCGAATCACTGATCGCAATGGTCACGAGATTAGGAAGTCCGCACTATCCGCCGGAGAAAAGGAAGTGTTTGCGGTTTCCCTTTTATGGGGCCTTGCACAGACTAGCGAATTGAAGCTTCCGATCATCATCGATACGCCTTTATCGCGTTTGGACAGCACGCACCG
- a CDS encoding DNA modification system-associated small protein, translating to MNLSTEDTALLEELCHQHGISSDKVLKLLEAVREYEFKDRRTGVYDALREILKSKTSQ from the coding sequence ATGAATCTGTCGACTGAAGACACTGCATTGCTGGAAGAGCTATGTCACCAGCACGGCATCAGCTCAGATAAGGTACTGAAACTACTGGAAGCAGTGCGTGAGTACGAGTTTAAGGATCGGCGCACCGGAGTCTACGACGCTCTACGCGAGATCCTGAAGAGTAAAACGTCACAATAA